From Perognathus longimembris pacificus isolate PPM17 chromosome 4, ASM2315922v1, whole genome shotgun sequence, one genomic window encodes:
- the Wnt6 gene encoding protein Wnt-6 — MLPPVPSRLGLLLLLLLCPAHVGGLWWAVGSPLVMDPTSICRKARRLAGRQAELCQAEPEVVAELARGARLGVRECQFQFRFRRWNCSSHSKAFGRILQQDIRETAFVFAITAAGASHAVTQACSMGELLQCGCQAPRGRAPPRPSGLLGTPGPPGPAGSPDASAAWEWGGCGDDVDFGDEKSRLFMDARHKRGRGDIRALVQLHNNEAGRLAVRSHTRTECKCHGLSGSCALRTCWQKLPPFREVGARLLERFHGASRVMGTNDGKALLPAVRTLKPPGRADLLYAADSPDFCAPNRRTGSPGTRGRACNSSAPDLSGCDLLCCGRGHRQESVQLEENCLCRFHWCCVVQCHRCRVRKELSLCL; from the exons ATGCTGCCGCCGGTGCCCTCCCGCctcgggctgctgctgctgctgctcctgtgtCCGGCGCACGTCGGTGGACTGTGGTG GGCCGTGGGCAGCCCCTTGGTCATGGATCCTACCAGTATCTGCAGGAAGGCCCGGCGGCTGGCAGGGCGGCAGGCCGAGTTGTGCCAggcagagccagaagtggtggcagAGTTAGCCCGGGGCGCCCGGCTCGGGGTGAGAGAGTGCCAATTCCAGTTCCGCTTCCGCCGCTGGAACTGCTCCAGCCACAGCAAGGCCTTTGGGCGCATCTTGCAGCAGG ACATCAGGGAGACAGCCTTCGTGTTCGCCATCACTGCGGCCGGTGCCAGCCACGCGGTCACGCAGGCCTGCTCCATGGGCGAGCTGCTGCAGTGTGGTTGCCAGGCTCCCCGCGGGCGGGCGCCGCCCCGGCCCTCGGGCCTGCTGGGTACCCCGGGACCTCCCGGCCCAGCAGGCTCCCCGGATGCCAGCGCCGCCTGGGAGTGGGGAGGTTGCGGCGACGACGTGGACTTCGGGGACGAGAAGTCAAGGCTCTTCATGGACGCGCGGCATAAGCGAGGCCGTGGAGACATTCGGGCGTTGGTGCAGCTGCACAACAACGAGGCGGGTCGGCTG GCTGTGCGGAGCCACACGCGCACCGAGTGCAAGTGCCACGGGCTGTCCGGCTCGTGCGCGCTGCGCACCTGCTGGCAGAAGCTGCCTCCGTTCCGCGAGGTGGGCGCGCGGCTGCTGGAGCGCTTCCACGGTGCCTCGCGCGTCATGGGCACCAACGACGGCAAGGCCTTGCTGCCCGCGGTCCGCACGCTCAAGCCGCCGGGTCGCGCCGATCTCCTCTACGCCGCGGACTCGCCCGACTTCTGCGCGCCCAATCGGCGCACTGGCTCCCCCGGCACCCGGGGCCGCGCCTGCAACAGCAGCGCCCCGGACCTCAGCGGCTGCGACCTGCTGTGCTGCGGCCGCGGCCACCGCCAGGAGAGCGTGCAGCTGGAGGAGAACTGCCTGTGCCGCTTCCACTGGTGCTGCGTGGTGCAATGCCATCGCTGCCGCGTGCGCAAGGAGCTCAGCCTGTGCCTCTGA